One Acetobacter oryzoeni genomic window, TCACACGGTTTCTGAAGTTGAGCACAAGCTGACAGTAAAAGAAAAAGCTGCAGTGCTTGGTACGCGCAAAGGTGTAGAAAGCGTTCTGCAACTTTCAGAGTAAATCGGGCATGTTAAGACGGGAAGAAAAACAAAAACTCTTCCCGTTTTTTAATGAATGCGCTGGCCACCTACCCATACTTCCTGCACATGCAGGTTAGAATCCATTACAACAAAATCAGCACGTTTTCCGGTTTCCAGTGTGCCGCGGTCATGCAAGCCCAGATAGTTTGCCGGATTGCGCGTTAATAGCGCTACAGCTTCGTGTAATGGCGTTCCGGTATGCACGGCATTACGTAGTGCGACATCGAGTGTCAGCACACTTCCTGCAAGGCTACCATTTGGCAAGCGTGCTGTACCGTTTTCTACAATCACGGCCTGCCCGCCAAGTTGGCTTGGGCCATCTGGCAAACCAGCAGCACGCATGGCATCGGTTACAAAAACAAGCCGATCCGGCATAACGCGTTGCGCCAACTGGAATGTTGCTGGGTGAATATGGTGTGTATCAAAAATCATTTCAGCATAGGCATCGCTGCACATAAGGGCCGTGACAGGGCCGGGGCGTCGGCTTTCAATGGGAGGCATGGCGTTAAAGAGATGCGTACCACCAGCCACGCCGCCAGCTTTGCAAATATGGCAAATAGCCTGATGGGCTTGTTCATAACTGGCAACTGTATGGCCAAGGCTTACGCGTATGCCTGCTTTGGCAAAACTTTCCATGGCGGTTTGTGCATGTGGCAACTCTGGCGCCAATGTCACTACGCGCACGCAGTTTAAGGAAAGAACTTCTGAAACTTTATCTGGTGTTGGTGGAATATTAAACGGCGGTTGGGCGCCAAGTTTATGTGGGCTTACAAAAGGCCCCTCCAGATGTGCGCCATGTATCATGGGGCCATCGGGAATCTGCTGCCTGGTAACTTCAGCAATAGCCTGCAACGTGCTGATAACATCAGGCCACGGGCTGGTGATTGTTGTAGGCAACAATGTTGTCGTGCCATGTTGGGCATGAAACTGGCT contains:
- the nagA gene encoding N-acetylglucosamine-6-phosphate deacetylase, with the protein product MTELSGNLVLPNTIVSGSINFETTIQNITPTKHETDRYILPGFIDGHIHGGDGADTMDGVKAIHTLSQFHAQHGTTTLLPTTITSPWPDVISTLQAIAEVTRQQIPDGPMIHGAHLEGPFVSPHKLGAQPPFNIPPTPDKVSEVLSLNCVRVVTLAPELPHAQTAMESFAKAGIRVSLGHTVASYEQAHQAICHICKAGGVAGGTHLFNAMPPIESRRPGPVTALMCSDAYAEMIFDTHHIHPATFQLAQRVMPDRLVFVTDAMRAAGLPDGPSQLGGQAVIVENGTARLPNGSLAGSVLTLDVALRNAVHTGTPLHEAVALLTRNPANYLGLHDRGTLETGKRADFVVMDSNLHVQEVWVGGQRIH